The Chryseobacterium indicum genome contains a region encoding:
- a CDS encoding prolyl oligopeptidase family serine peptidase, translating to MRKIIFIIICQLIIFKVFGQKTNLAASQSIAENYFGVEIVDEYRNLEDLKNPQTIDWMKSQTNYSNSVLNKIPLRDYYMQKRMEFDKRQGYSISNLKITDNDKYFYLKRNANEKIAKLYHKHGFFGKEELLYDPTNYRSSEQNHSFIINYISPSWNGNKIAISITEKGKELSDIIIMDVKTSYIHPEVIKNVAPATLDGVKWLDDNSGFFFVSFSTIDSSSPDFYKNTKTVLYKIGDNPDVKLDVFSSQNNPELNITEDQFPMILDFDLNDEYYLGMLVDLGFYRKTFIIKKKDLLAGKKNWKLLSEPDDKVKNLELVKGNGVFLSSYNTYFNKLCKVDLNKPDFKNAIVLVPEKKNEIIKSFRITKDGIYYTTTKNGIEAKLYLYSHGKDNFIKLPYQSGNIDLESKGENYSDIWITCSGWANDRQRFKYDPKNNTFKPENLVPLIEYPEFRDIIAKELIVKARDGEEIPLSLIYNKNIKMNGKNPLLVESYGSYGVSYNPYFAKSYLLWANQGGIMAIAHVRGGGEKGEKWRLGGYKETKSNSWKDLIDCTEYLIKENYTSKDKVAIWGGSAGGITVGRAMTERPDLFKVVIAEVGVMNPLRDEVTPNAQPKEFGTVKDPKEFKILLEMDSYHHIKKGVKYPATYITGGINDDRVIVWEPVKFAAKLMANDASSNPILLKIDFDGGHGANIPTNQFYSNLSDIFAFAFWQLGHPDYQPKNTKD from the coding sequence ATGAGAAAAATAATATTTATCATTATCTGTCAATTAATTATTTTTAAGGTTTTTGGTCAAAAAACAAATTTAGCTGCTTCACAATCTATAGCAGAAAACTATTTTGGTGTTGAAATTGTCGATGAATATCGAAACTTGGAAGATTTAAAGAACCCTCAAACCATTGACTGGATGAAGTCTCAAACAAATTATTCTAACTCTGTATTGAATAAAATTCCTTTAAGGGATTATTATATGCAAAAACGAATGGAGTTTGATAAAAGACAGGGATATTCTATTTCAAATTTAAAAATTACTGATAATGATAAATATTTTTATTTGAAAAGAAATGCTAATGAGAAAATAGCAAAACTATATCATAAGCATGGTTTCTTTGGAAAAGAAGAATTATTATATGATCCTACTAACTATAGAAGTAGTGAACAGAATCACAGTTTTATAATAAATTATATAAGTCCAAGTTGGAATGGTAATAAAATTGCTATTTCTATAACTGAAAAAGGTAAAGAATTGTCGGACATAATTATAATGGATGTAAAAACAAGCTATATCCATCCTGAAGTTATAAAGAATGTAGCCCCTGCCACTTTAGATGGCGTAAAATGGCTAGATGATAACAGCGGCTTCTTTTTTGTTTCATTTTCTACTATTGATTCATCATCTCCGGATTTCTATAAAAATACAAAAACCGTTTTATATAAAATTGGTGACAATCCTGATGTAAAATTGGATGTGTTTTCTTCCCAAAACAATCCGGAACTAAATATTACAGAGGATCAGTTTCCAATGATATTGGATTTTGATTTAAATGATGAATATTATTTAGGAATGCTTGTAGACTTAGGATTTTATAGAAAAACATTTATAATTAAAAAAAAGGATTTGCTGGCAGGAAAAAAAAATTGGAAACTTCTTTCAGAACCAGATGATAAAGTGAAAAATTTAGAATTGGTAAAAGGCAATGGTGTTTTTTTATCAAGTTATAATACTTACTTTAATAAATTATGTAAAGTAGATCTTAACAAACCCGATTTTAAAAATGCAATAGTTTTAGTTCCCGAAAAAAAAAATGAAATCATCAAAAGCTTTAGAATTACAAAAGATGGTATTTATTATACTACAACTAAAAACGGTATAGAAGCTAAATTGTATTTATATAGCCACGGTAAAGATAATTTTATAAAACTCCCTTATCAATCTGGAAATATTGATTTAGAATCTAAAGGCGAAAATTATTCTGACATTTGGATAACTTGTTCAGGTTGGGCAAATGACAGGCAGAGGTTTAAGTATGATCCAAAAAATAATACTTTCAAGCCTGAAAATCTAGTTCCTTTAATTGAGTACCCTGAGTTTAGGGATATAATAGCAAAAGAGTTAATTGTAAAAGCCAGAGACGGAGAAGAAATTCCATTATCTTTAATTTATAATAAAAATATCAAAATGAATGGAAAAAACCCTTTGTTAGTAGAAAGCTATGGATCATATGGAGTATCTTACAATCCATATTTTGCCAAGAGTTATCTATTATGGGCAAATCAGGGAGGCATAATGGCAATTGCTCATGTTAGAGGAGGAGGAGAAAAAGGAGAAAAATGGCGATTAGGGGGATATAAAGAAACAAAGTCTAATTCATGGAAGGATCTTATAGATTGTACAGAATATTTAATAAAAGAAAACTATACATCAAAAGATAAAGTGGCTATTTGGGGAGGAAGTGCTGGAGGAATTACAGTCGGCAGAGCGATGACAGAAAGACCAGATTTATTTAAAGTTGTTATTGCGGAAGTAGGAGTAATGAATCCTCTTAGAGATGAAGTAACACCAAATGCACAACCAAAAGAATTTGGAACAGTTAAGGATCCAAAAGAATTTAAAATACTTTTAGAAATGGATTCTTATCATCATATTAAAAAAGGAGTAAAATATCCTGCAACATATATAACCGGAGGAATAAATGATGATAGAGTAATCGTTTGGGAACCTGTAAAGTTTGCGGCTAAGCTTATGGCGAATGATGCTTCTTCTAATCCGATATTATTAAAAATAGATTTTGATGGAGGACATGGAGCTAATATTCCTACAAATCAGTTCTATTCCAATTTGTCAGATATCTTTGCTTTTGCTTTCTGGCAGTTAGGACATCCTGATTATCAACCTAAGAACACAAAAGATTAA
- a CDS encoding helix-turn-helix domain-containing protein translates to MMRLKFWILLFLSLGFDYIFAQNTLNEDVLRKYNYTELRDSFYDYYNSDKVVESKAIASFYIKKAKHERNDEQITQGYIIAHLSENFNNAIRYLDSMIIMSKKSSNNISMAKVYLLKGNLYYKYDKLKFSLDNYILGLKYAKINKNQELIDATNMNIAYLNCYIGKNLEAARTFRYYLYNGKFTADKYQQDQTRVSLVNCYLEINKLDSAAIFINEGLKSLRLNKNQYTLNQYLYLSGVLDLKRGKYEDAKENLLKSYNYFSNINDTNVNYILYSLGKVYCRLGENNKAFEYFTLLDSNVKKNSVTFLELREVYMYLINYSKQKDDKEKQLYFIDRFFKVDKKLDEQFRYLSMELPRKYDTPKLLEEKESIISDLENRKIILYSSISILLLLLLLVLYLYYKSKKTEKRQIKIAQDLINSIAKRNLEIPDIVVDVASFQKNELIEPKLSFNKLEKQFIDDDQTKIIKLPKEIEDKTIKTIPEDVIQSILKELENFESNNLFLKKGITLVSLAKGMKTNTTYLSEIINTHKGKNFARYLNDLRIEYALNKLIMDKRFRSYKLSVIAEELGYNNEQAFSLAFKKKTGTSLSIYLKEIEKANNF, encoded by the coding sequence ATGATGAGACTTAAATTTTGGATTCTTTTATTTTTATCACTTGGGTTTGATTATATATTCGCACAAAATACATTAAATGAGGATGTTTTAAGAAAGTATAATTATACAGAATTGAGAGACAGCTTTTACGATTATTATAATAGCGATAAAGTTGTTGAATCTAAAGCTATTGCTAGTTTCTACATAAAAAAAGCTAAGCACGAAAGGAATGATGAACAAATTACACAAGGTTATATAATTGCACATCTTAGTGAGAACTTTAATAATGCTATAAGATACCTAGACAGTATGATTATAATGTCTAAAAAGTCTTCAAATAATATTTCAATGGCTAAGGTATATTTACTGAAAGGTAATCTCTACTACAAATATGATAAGCTTAAATTTTCCTTGGACAATTACATATTAGGATTAAAGTACGCAAAAATTAATAAGAATCAAGAATTGATTGACGCTACAAATATGAATATTGCATATTTAAATTGTTATATAGGTAAGAATTTAGAGGCAGCAAGAACATTTAGATATTATTTATATAATGGAAAATTTACCGCAGACAAATATCAGCAAGATCAAACTCGTGTAAGTTTAGTAAATTGTTACTTAGAAATCAACAAACTTGACTCGGCAGCCATTTTCATTAACGAAGGATTAAAATCGCTTCGTCTTAATAAAAATCAATATACTCTTAATCAATATTTGTACTTATCTGGGGTGCTAGATCTTAAACGAGGCAAATATGAAGATGCTAAAGAGAACCTGCTAAAGTCTTATAATTATTTTTCGAATATCAACGATACCAATGTCAATTATATTTTGTACAGTTTAGGGAAGGTTTACTGTAGATTAGGGGAAAACAATAAAGCATTTGAGTATTTTACTTTATTAGATTCTAATGTTAAAAAAAATAGCGTTACATTTCTTGAACTTCGAGAAGTTTATATGTATCTTATCAACTATTCAAAACAAAAGGATGATAAAGAAAAACAATTATATTTTATCGATCGCTTTTTTAAAGTTGATAAAAAACTTGATGAACAATTCAGATATTTATCAATGGAATTGCCAAGAAAATATGATACTCCCAAGCTTTTAGAAGAAAAAGAAAGTATTATTAGTGATTTAGAAAATAGGAAAATTATTTTATATTCATCTATTAGTATTCTATTATTATTACTTTTACTAGTACTCTATTTATATTATAAATCAAAAAAAACAGAAAAAAGGCAAATAAAAATTGCTCAAGATTTAATTAATAGTATTGCAAAAAGAAATTTAGAAATCCCTGATATAGTTGTAGATGTAGCTTCATTCCAGAAAAATGAACTAATCGAACCGAAGTTGTCTTTTAATAAATTAGAAAAACAATTTATTGATGATGATCAAACTAAAATAATAAAGCTTCCAAAAGAAATAGAAGATAAAACAATTAAAACTATTCCGGAAGATGTAATACAATCTATTCTAAAAGAATTGGAAAATTTTGAATCTAATAACCTTTTTTTAAAGAAAGGTATCACATTAGTCAGTTTGGCAAAGGGGATGAAAACCAACACGACCTATTTATCAGAGATAATCAACACTCATAAAGGAAAAAACTTTGCCCGTTACTTGAACGATCTTCGTATAGAGTATGCTTTGAACAAATTGATAATGGATAAAAGATTCCGCTCTTATAAACTATCTGTTATTGCAGAAGAGTTAGGCTACAATAATGAACAGGCTTTTTCTTTAGCTTTTAAGAAAAAAACAGGCACTTCTCTCTCTATATATCTAAAAGAGATTGAAAAGGCTAATAATTTTTGA